The genomic stretch ACGTCAAATTTTGGCATGCATTACCTCACACAGCAATAAACATTGGTCATCCATAAAGTCCAAAAACTATAAAGGGGCAATCTCTTCACCCTTTATTTAATATCATGTTCAGTTCAACCAAATATCTCTAGGAGAACAACTGATAATATACAAGCAATTCATGCATCAAATGGTGTGCTTAGTGGCCAATGGAGCTGGAATGAGAAGCATTGGAGACAAGGGATCAATTCCTaacaaaggaaaaaaattaaggtgattttttctATCTATCTTAGCCTAACCTTGAGCATAGTTTCCCATTACCTATACTGATGGAAAGATGCATGAACCAAAGGAGTAGTCGAGGTGCGAATAAGCAGACACGAACTATTATGACCAAAATATACACACACGCAAACACCAACCTACACATTATTTCCATAAATGAACATTCAATCCATCATATACTATACCAGCAATTTGCAGTAAACAAAACAATAATATAACTGTCGTGTAAATTTCCAATTCTAAATGACTATAAATTGTTAAACCTGCTGAAGCAAAGCGATCCTCTGGTTCGTCGCAGCCATTACAACAGCACAAAAAGGAAACCTTGAAGCCTTCAAACTATTACTCATCTTAAAACCTTCGCTAGCTCTAATACTTCCACCCCAAGCAACAAAATTCTCATTAATAAACGCCACCAAATCCTCATTACAAAGTGTCCTTTCACAAAACACAGGCGTATCCTGATGATCCGGTGAATGCAAATAAACAAACAGTAGCTTATACTCATTCCTAGACCTTTGTAACGCGTCCATAAAACCCTCAACTACAAAATTCGGCCTTATATTACCAAAATCCCTCTCAAAACTCGCTACGAAATCCATAGCCTCTGATACTGCTGCGGGTACGGACACTAAACGGGCCGACGACTCACCATTTCGGCCCGAATTCAGCCCGATCATGCTTAATCCATACGATAGAACTCCACTAGCAGCCCACACACCAAATCCAACAGCTCCTGAAATTAACCCTAGACTACCAGAGATAATTGAAAAAGGCAGCGTAATAATCTTCCAAGCGAGTCCTGGCGGCTGTCCGACAACAAGTCCGGTTTCGACTTCTTCGGGAATTGTACTGGTGGTAGCTTCAGAAGCAGTGACAGTGGCAGAACGGTAATTTTCGGTGGAACTGGAGGTGAAATTTGAGATCGCTAGTTCGAAATCCCAATTATGTGCGGAGAGAATTTCAGTGCATAAATCGGAGTCTTCAAGTCCAGTTATTGCTTGAAAATTAGCTACTTTATCAGCTACATCATCCATTCTGATTTCTCCTTTTCAAATTCTCACTATAGTGGTATAATTTTCAGAAGAAGTTTAAGGAAGTTAGGGGTTTTTGACTACTACCTGTTCGATGAAATGACAAATGAGAGTATGAGATTGAGAAAAATAGATATTATTGATTCTATTTTATGGCCAAAATTGCCTCTGGCTATCTTGGGAATAACAAATCTGCCATTCCCATGTTTTTCAGACGGAGCAGAGCTATCAATTTACAACTACCAAGAATAATGTGATGTCATTGGCGCACTCCGACGACGACTCGGGGCCCCGGCTACTAATACGGTTGTTTTGAGCAAATTAGCAAAACAAATGCGTCACAAAAGATGTACACTATGTTAGTATCATTGTTGCCCATTattttataatgtattgtattgtactgtatcgtatcgtatcgttttataaatacaatatttggataTATGGTATTGTTTGATATTGTTAAATAACATTTTGTTATTCGACGTAGTGGAGGAGCACTTTTAAGACGTACCCTACAGCATCTAGTCTTTAgacaagtttttattttattgGAGACGGCGGAGCCTCTTTGAAATTACATCCCTGCCTCTCGTCTAACTCGAGTTACCGAGGGTCGAGCTACCACGCTCTTGAAACCTCGTAAATTCGCTTTTCTTCAATGAGAATATAAAGAAAACTAGCAATTTCGCTCCCCAACCCCACTTGGTGTTTGAGCACCACCACCTTCACATATGGTTTGATTGTATCATGTTATACTGTAACCgataagtttactaaaataccctCAATTGTCAGATGGTTCagacacattcagaggaggagtactgatgcaccagtgaggaggtgtgagcgactggctatggtgggcacgaggagaggtagatgGCGACCTAAGAAATATTGGGGAGAGATGATCAGACAGAACATGGTGCGCCTTAGGATTAcggaggacatgacccttgacagggaattgtggaggtcgagcattaagattgtaggttaggggaaagttgtgaatatttctatgGTGCACCAGAGtaagactagccagttaggattTAGTTCTAGGATCCTAGTGGTTATCTACTAATGTAGGGCTTTATCTGATAGTTATTATTGTACTTTGAATGTAGGGCTATattgatggtactaatatatcgtctcttgttgccttcttgagccgagggtctcctggaaacagcctctctgcccctcgaggtaggggtaaggtctacatacatattaccctccccagaccccatttgtggAATTACACTgggccgttgttgttgttgtatcacCAAATATGTCTTATAAATAGATTAAGCAATTAAATTCATGCAAATTCTAACAAAATCAGTGGAACAAGTTAATATTATTAAAAACAATGATAAATACACTCCATTCCTAataaaatcaaaataataataataaaacaaaaaaataaaatgttaAAGAACTATGATAAAGAAAGGAACAAGAATTGGCAGAATAAAGATAATTAGAATTGGAGATAAAATCAAATTAGGAGAAAAAACGAAACAAAAGAAGGCATAACACCTTTGACATTATAGTTGGAAGTGACAGAAGTTCTTGGAAAAAAGGGGCAAAGACAAAGTAGGTTATAGGTTGGAGATTTGgagttgaaataaaaaaaaaaaaaaaaggtaagagGCAAAATAAAATTATGGAGTAATAAGTTCGGGCataattggaaagaaaaataggaaataattctaccacaccaaatcggtattttaaaaaaatgagaCTTTTTATTGTTTCGGAACAATGaatttaacaatacaatacaatcaatttTAACGAAACAATTAAAACAAACATTATTCTAGgataacaatacaatacgatacaataaacaacaaccatccaaacaagctgttaagtAATCCCGACTACCTTAGTGGCAACCAAAGAAGTCGCCACAGAAGGTCGTCCACTGAAAATCTAATGTGAAATGAGATAATTAATTTTTTCTCTATATACTTTAATATtctactctttttcctttttaatttcgaGCATTGTTGTATTtaagttttttgtttttttttgttcatATAAGCAAGAAGGACGTGGTAAAAAGTTAAGTGGTAGAAATGGACTTATGAGATTATGGAATATTTTTAGGATGTTGGATTGTTTATTGGAGGAAAAAGAATTTTGCTACTAATATTTAGAGCAATGATTTTAGTTACTACTGAATAAATGACAAAAAGGAGAagtgtgaaaaatgaaaacaatgaaaaaagaaacaggaaggaagagaaaaattggaaaaaaaatgaagaacCAAAAGTAATATTATTAGAACAAGGATCAAGAATTATTTGAAATTAACATACCATAATATCATAAATTAGTTCTTCGCAGcctaatattttaattatttaaccATCTGAATATTAGAAAAAGATTATTCCGAAaatattatgaaattttttagGCATAATATATAAATTGGCCCTAAAACTTAGCATCAGCTGGCAAGTGCACGTTCCAACTTTCGGTGTGTACAAGTAGCTAGGCACCTCAACTTATATAAAGTTTGAACACATAAATACAAATGCTGACATGGTGCTGACTTAACACAAAAATTTTGGAGGTGTCTAGATGATCATTTCGTAAGTTGGAGTGTTCAATTGATAAAGTGGAGACAAGTTGAGGTGCCTACTTATGCACACCCAAAATTAGAGGACGTACTTGCCTGAGGCCAAGTTTGAGGGCGTGTCTATAAATTATACCAATTTTTTTATAATCGCGCAAAGGGCAGCAAGTTCACTAGCACTTGATATAAATATAAATCACTATGTAGTAACTGATATAAGTAACGTACACTGAATGATCTTACTTCAAATACATTTAACTGATTAATTGCATTAATCTACTTGTCCATTAACTATTTCAAGAGACAAAAAACTTACTGAACAAAACTCTAACCCCTATATTTTAATAAGCTTTTCCTCCCGAAGTTTTATCAAAGAACAAGATAAAAATTGAACTTAAAAACAAGATCAACAAATGGACAACAGGGAGCTCTTGTTCTATATTTTTCTTCTCATTTCCTCTGCACAACTTATACCTTATGTGCATGGCGATTTCCTATGGGGGCAAGACGTAGACGTAATACTGAAAAACGAACTGCACGTAGCAGCAACAGTCCGATGCAAATCGAGCGACGACGATTTAGGAGAACATCAGGTTTCGCCTAGTAACACGTACAAGTTTTCATTCAGAACAAATTTTTGGGGCACAACTTTGTTCTGGTGCAAAGTATGGTACAAGAAATATCCTGAGTCCAATTCTTATACTGAAGCTAGCTTTGAGgtttatagtgcagagaagcaTCCTGAGCATTGTGATCGTATTTGTACGTGGGAACTCTTAGATAGCGGCATATATTCGTATGATCCTTACAACAATAGATCGATTAAAGAATATGACTGGAATAATTaatgaaattatatatatatatatatatatgcagccTATTCAATATATAGCCTGTCTTTTCAATTTAGATCTCTCCATATTCGGTTAGAGATCTTATATTCAAGCCTCGGGAACATAGGTGTCTCTAGAATTTTGGGAGAATATGTGCACCATTACAAAAAGATAGATCCAGAATATACATTTTATGGGTTCAATCTTATTGCACCCATTATGCTTTTGGAATTATAAGTtcaaatttttttaataataaatttctTACATATATATCTTaatctatttttaaaatattgggaTCAGTTGAACCTTTTGACTATATATTATACATCTCCATTGCAActagttttaatatatatatttagtttaattatatAAAATTTACGATGACAAGAAGAGAATAGAAATCTCAATGTGATAGAcccaaaaatttcaaaagaataaaccaaacaaaaaaaaaagaaaaaaagaacttAATTAATTCGGAAGAAGTGATATTCATACATGCCCATCTTCCGTGGATGCGCTCAATTCTagaaaacgaaaaaaaattaACAAGATAGACGTAAAATTTGAACTCCCAACCTCAGAGAGGTGCACCTAATAGCCATCAGAGCGCGCAAATActttatacacacacacataattTAGGGAGTGGACCATGTGTTCACGTGACCCTAGGAATCCCATAGATACGCTCCTAAATTAGTCATAGTGAGTATCGTTCACAAGGTCGTATCCAATGGTTCCATCAATTTTTAGGCAATCAGAGTTCGTCAGCCGAATTCAAGAAAATTATCATTTATATAAACACTGAAAAAATGGACATAATCATTAATTCTCGTTTCATGACCCCGAAATGCCAGAAAATGATGTTAATCATCGCGAGAATTGCCCACAAAGCCGTTTTATGGACCCACCAAATTCAAGTCAATTATTTAAACACTAGTAGGATCCAAGTGGCCATGCATAGCAAAGGTAGTTTCTATGTGACCTACATAATATTCTTATAACCCTGAAATGTCAAAAAATAACGTTAGCCGTAGTGAGTATTGCTCAAAAGATTGTATTCGATGGTTTTACCAATTTTTAGGCCAATCAACATCTGTCaaccaaattcaaaaaaaatcatcatATATATAAACACACAAAAATGGACATAATTAGTAATTCCTATTTCATAATCCCGAAACACCAAAAAATGATGTTAGTCATGGCGAGTATTGGTCATAAGAGAGTTTGTTATGGACCCACTAAATTTTAAGTCAACTGGAGTCCGTCAACACCTGTAGGATCCAAGTGACCGTTCATAACACAGGTAGATTTGATTTGGCCGTACAGAGTATTCTTATAATCCCGAAATGCCAAAAAACTATGTTAGTCATGGTGAGTATTGCTTATAAGGTTATATTTGTTGGATCCACTAGTTTTTAGGCCCATTAGAGTTCGTCAACTAAATTCAAGAAAATTATTATGTATATAAATGCATAAAAAAGACTtaatcattaatttcaatttcaTGACCCCAAAATGTCAAAAACTGGATATAATTACAAATTCGTATTGCATGACCATGAAATACCATAAAATAAACCCGAAAGTTATGGCGAAGCAATGAGTATTGGTCAATAGACAGTTTTCTATGGGCCTACAATATTTTAGGTCAATTGGAGTCCTTACAAAGAATTCTACAAAATCATAATG from Nicotiana sylvestris chromosome 12, ASM39365v2, whole genome shotgun sequence encodes the following:
- the LOC104236184 gene encoding plant UBX domain-containing protein 10-like; the protein is MDDVADKVANFQAITGLEDSDLCTEILSAHNWDFELAISNFTSSSTENYRSATVTASEATTSTIPEEVETGLVVGQPPGLAWKIITLPFSIISGSLGLISGAVGFGVWAASGVLSYGLSMIGLNSGRNGESSARLVSVPAAVSEAMDFVASFERDFGNIRPNFVVEGFMDALQRSRNEYKLLFVYLHSPDHQDTPVFCERTLCNEDLVAFINENFVAWGGSIRASEGFKMSNSLKASRFPFCAVVMAATNQRIALLQQVEGPKSPEELLTVLQRVIEESAPVLVTARVEAEERRNNMRLREEQDAAYRAALEADQARERQRKEEQERLEREAAEAESKRKEEEEARERAAHEAAEREATLAKMRQEKLLALGTEPEKGPDVTQVLVRFPTGERKDRRFHCTTTIQSLYDYVDSLGCLEVDNYSLVSNFPRTVYGAEKLSLSLKDAGLHPQASLFIELSS